Proteins encoded together in one Citromicrobium bathyomarinum window:
- the traC gene encoding type IV secretion system protein TraC: MNLSLASARDALLSGLFGDARQADHARPCFALDMLSDWLPYRVYDEGPGLYRNAHSKGFVLEVTPLIGADERTGEILGQFFSESLPQGACLQVLNFASPRIGAIVGPWFAPRYEQGGIYEAIAKARTYRLYDLVWKSGSAHAPFHARHVRLVLSLGVPVPGNVTDAELTECRDGMAGMLNSLGLASNRLEPAGLLALIDELTSPTTAREPDLTHWNREDTLNVQAIRRDIELEVEDDRLILRTERFRETGRSRDGVPQMGTCYPDRFDVRHYGVRSTPERWAPWECARLIGDMFTDKLRFPCPAATMLCLHYPDQEAASARAGYKFMRTTSLSETKSARFLPRLGEQSAEWKHVQAELQAGKKLVKLFYGLTTISPLGDGDAHERTVKAIYKAAGWDLADERFLQLQGLVAAFPLSLADGLVHDLARLKRFRTMLSTTAANIAPLQGEYLGGEIPHLLLLGRRGQPFFWSPFENKAGNHNIAICGKSGSGKSVLLQELCAALRGAGAKVVVIDDGRSFEHSVKLQGGRFVEFTLASGFSLNPFSMVDDVRAHEDEDYRLDCFAMIKAIVGQMARPSAAPSDTERGLIDRAVTHVWNALGSGGAIDDVAHALHQSENEAGKDLATAIAPFCRGGSYAGFFSGKESFALEDDFTVFEMSDLASREELRSVVLSAIMFMTGQAMTRSSRATKKLLLIDEAWAMLKGGSMGEFVETYARTARKYGGALATATQSLNDYYKSDGARAALENSDWMLVLQQKPETIADFRKEARLDMDDRTETLIRSLKRSGTEYSEIYLKGPEVEAVGRLVLDPLSATIFSSDPDTYAAIHRHVENGMPLERAVALVAGVEGGA, translated from the coding sequence ATGAACCTTTCGCTCGCTTCCGCGCGCGATGCGCTGCTCTCGGGCCTGTTCGGCGATGCACGGCAGGCCGACCATGCCCGGCCTTGCTTCGCGCTCGACATGCTCTCGGACTGGCTCCCCTACCGCGTCTACGACGAAGGACCGGGCCTCTACCGCAATGCGCATTCGAAGGGCTTCGTCCTCGAAGTGACCCCGCTGATCGGGGCGGACGAGCGCACCGGCGAGATCCTCGGGCAATTCTTCTCCGAGAGCCTGCCGCAAGGCGCCTGCCTCCAGGTCCTGAACTTCGCGTCCCCGCGCATCGGCGCCATCGTTGGCCCCTGGTTCGCGCCGCGTTACGAGCAGGGCGGGATCTACGAAGCCATCGCCAAGGCGCGGACCTACCGTCTCTACGACCTCGTCTGGAAGTCGGGCTCGGCACACGCCCCGTTCCATGCGCGCCATGTGCGTCTCGTGCTTTCGCTTGGCGTTCCGGTGCCCGGAAACGTCACCGATGCAGAACTCACCGAATGCCGCGACGGGATGGCGGGGATGCTGAACTCGCTCGGTCTTGCATCGAACAGGCTCGAACCGGCCGGACTTCTCGCGCTGATCGACGAGCTCACCTCTCCGACAACTGCGCGCGAGCCCGATCTCACCCACTGGAACCGCGAGGACACGCTCAACGTCCAGGCGATCCGCCGCGATATCGAACTCGAGGTCGAGGACGACCGGCTGATCCTCCGAACCGAGCGGTTCCGGGAGACCGGACGTAGCCGCGATGGCGTACCCCAGATGGGCACCTGCTATCCCGACCGCTTTGATGTGCGCCATTACGGCGTACGCTCGACGCCCGAACGCTGGGCGCCGTGGGAATGCGCGCGTCTCATCGGCGACATGTTCACCGACAAACTGCGCTTTCCCTGTCCTGCCGCAACCATGCTGTGCCTCCACTATCCCGACCAGGAAGCGGCCTCGGCGCGTGCGGGCTACAAGTTCATGCGCACCACCAGCCTTTCGGAGACGAAGAGCGCGCGCTTCCTCCCCAGGCTTGGCGAGCAATCGGCCGAGTGGAAGCACGTCCAGGCCGAGCTCCAGGCCGGCAAAAAGCTGGTGAAACTCTTCTACGGCCTCACCACTATCTCGCCGCTGGGGGACGGCGATGCGCACGAACGCACGGTCAAGGCGATCTACAAGGCCGCCGGTTGGGACCTTGCCGACGAGCGGTTCCTCCAGCTGCAGGGCCTGGTCGCGGCATTCCCGCTGAGCCTCGCCGACGGGCTCGTCCACGATCTTGCGCGCCTCAAGCGATTTCGCACTATGCTCTCGACCACCGCGGCGAACATCGCCCCGCTCCAGGGCGAGTATCTCGGCGGCGAGATTCCGCACCTGCTGTTGCTCGGACGCCGCGGCCAGCCCTTCTTCTGGTCGCCGTTCGAGAACAAGGCCGGCAACCACAATATCGCGATCTGCGGCAAGTCGGGTTCGGGCAAGTCGGTGCTGCTGCAGGAGCTCTGCGCCGCGCTGCGCGGAGCCGGCGCCAAGGTCGTGGTGATCGACGACGGGCGCAGCTTCGAGCATTCGGTCAAACTGCAGGGCGGCCGCTTCGTCGAGTTCACCCTCGCCTCGGGCTTTTCGCTCAACCCGTTTTCGATGGTCGACGATGTCCGTGCGCACGAGGATGAGGACTACCGGCTCGACTGCTTTGCGATGATCAAGGCGATCGTCGGCCAGATGGCGCGGCCAAGCGCCGCCCCCTCGGACACCGAACGCGGACTCATCGACCGCGCGGTCACACACGTCTGGAATGCGCTCGGCAGCGGCGGCGCGATCGACGACGTCGCGCATGCCCTCCATCAGAGCGAGAACGAGGCGGGCAAGGACCTGGCGACCGCGATCGCGCCCTTCTGCCGGGGCGGCAGCTATGCCGGGTTCTTCTCAGGCAAAGAGAGTTTCGCGCTCGAGGACGATTTCACCGTCTTCGAAATGAGCGACCTTGCAAGTCGCGAGGAACTCAGAAGCGTTGTGCTCTCGGCGATCATGTTCATGACCGGCCAGGCGATGACGCGCTCGTCGCGAGCCACCAAGAAGCTGCTGCTGATCGACGAGGCCTGGGCGATGCTCAAGGGCGGCTCGATGGGCGAGTTCGTCGAGACCTACGCCCGCACCGCGCGCAAATACGGCGGCGCGCTGGCGACCGCCACCCAGTCCTTGAACGACTATTACAAGTCCGATGGCGCGCGCGCCGCGCTCGAGAACAGCGACTGGATGCTCGTGCTTCAGCAGAAGCCCGAGACGATCGCCGATTTCCGGAAGGAAGCGCGGCTCGACATGGACGACCGCACCGAGACGCTGATCCGCAGCCTCAAGCGCTCGGGCACCGAGTACAGCGAGATCTACCTGAAGGGTCCCGAGGTCGAAGCGGTCGGGCGGCTCGTGCTCGATCCGCTCTCCGCGACGATCTTCTCCTCCGATCCCGACACCTATGCCGCAATCCACCGCCATGTCGAAAATGGCATGCCGCTGGAACGCGCGGTCGCGCTCGTCGCGGGCGTGGAAGGAGGCGCATGA
- a CDS encoding TrbI F-type domain-containing protein: protein MARLNLPMRQLGPKLLAVALLVAALLWCAWITQQVTAAPKQRIVTVRLAETIGTFVEEAARADADPAVVQAASLAYLKAAESAVADMGRDGRVVLVAEAVLAGAAEDATLSGPRRPAQT, encoded by the coding sequence ATGGCTAGACTGAACCTCCCGATGCGCCAGCTGGGCCCGAAACTCCTCGCCGTAGCGTTGCTCGTTGCCGCGCTCCTGTGGTGTGCGTGGATCACGCAGCAGGTCACTGCCGCGCCCAAGCAGCGGATCGTCACGGTCCGGCTTGCCGAGACCATCGGCACCTTCGTCGAGGAAGCCGCGCGCGCCGATGCCGATCCGGCGGTCGTCCAGGCGGCTAGCCTTGCCTACCTAAAGGCCGCCGAAAGCGCTGTTGCCGACATGGGCCGCGATGGCCGCGTGGTGCTCGTCGCCGAAGCCGTGCTCGCCGGGGCAGCCGAAGACGCGACTCTCAGCGGTCCGCGCCGCCCTGCCCAAACGTGA
- a CDS encoding DUF4145 domain-containing protein translates to MATTPTATNATKKGHCPTCDGERTCEIHGSIYKAWDWEDKQYGHSVNGGVDHSLLECQGCETVFYETSSWNSEDTDHYYDAAGQEQYEHPREIQTYPKPEAKTKPVWFDAMQKADPQLRNILSQMYVAHDNQAHILTAIGLRTALDRATEVIGIDPAKTFDEKLNELRNGGWIGQTERDILGVVTDAGNAAAHRGWEPDSQEVSELLSSLEVFLHRAFIVGQKALGIKKSIPAKPERLLAVGKKTTP, encoded by the coding sequence ATGGCCACGACACCAACAGCAACAAACGCAACGAAGAAGGGGCACTGTCCCACCTGCGATGGCGAGCGCACCTGCGAAATCCACGGCTCGATCTACAAGGCTTGGGACTGGGAGGACAAGCAATATGGCCATTCGGTCAACGGCGGTGTCGACCACTCTCTGCTCGAATGTCAAGGGTGCGAGACGGTCTTCTACGAAACTTCCAGCTGGAACAGCGAAGACACCGATCACTACTACGATGCGGCGGGGCAGGAGCAGTATGAGCATCCGAGGGAGATACAAACTTATCCGAAGCCAGAGGCCAAGACGAAGCCGGTATGGTTCGACGCCATGCAAAAGGCTGACCCCCAGCTGCGCAATATCCTGAGCCAGATGTACGTAGCGCACGACAACCAGGCACACATCCTCACGGCGATAGGACTCAGAACGGCACTGGACCGTGCAACCGAAGTCATCGGCATCGACCCGGCCAAGACATTTGATGAGAAACTGAACGAGCTGCGCAACGGAGGGTGGATCGGGCAAACTGAGCGGGACATCCTCGGCGTTGTTACGGATGCGGGTAATGCGGCTGCGCATCGCGGCTGGGAGCCCGACAGTCAGGAGGTTTCCGAACTGCTCTCATCGCTAGAGGTGTTCCTCCATCGCGCTTTTATCGTCGGCCAGAAGGCATTAGGCATCAAGAAAAGTATTCCCGCAAAACCCGAGCGGCTGCTCGCCGTTGGGAAGAAGACTACTCCCTGA